A stretch of Aerococcaceae bacterium zg-252 DNA encodes these proteins:
- a CDS encoding insulinase family protein, producing MVFKLIEERLLEDIQSYGKLYEHEETGAQVLRLENDDPNKAFMIAFKTPPYNDNGIAHILEHSVLNGSKKYPTKEPFVELVKGSLNTFVNAMTYPDKTLYPVASTNQQDFQNLMAVYLDAVFQPKLYEDAQILQQEGWHYHLEQLEDELIYKGVVYNEMKGALAAPEQQLFHDVMRHLYPDTLYSFESGGVPKAIPSLTQEEFAAFHKRYYHPSQSLTVLYGDLDDAAAFESLEEYFTGAGKGAEKVNLAIDVPFVEDHHIEELYSIAEGDDATDKDFLALAWHTNVADDILEGFGLGVMMDVLFGNNQAPVKKALLDAGFAGDIVAYHESIGYFSMINIIAKYTQTEHLDRFKQIVEDTLKQVVAEGIDQELVMASLNAFTFKQKEMVISESNPRGVLYAITAMQTWLYDLNPFDSLGFTSYFDELRTRFESGYFEELVTNYLLENPHRISVALKATPGLNDRLEAEQHEALQAYKASLSQEEIQTIVDTTQALIKRQTTPDREEDLAKIPMLTRDDLTTEVEDYPLEVSQFLGEQVFYHAPQFTAGIDYVELLYRIDDFSADELKWLSLLSQIINKLATKHYSSKELQTKIDLYTGGIDAAVQAFEKEGGLSIYFTIRGKALEEMDSHLLDLMHEIAVNVNLNDVEEITNIVQRAISVFEQRMNYRADLLASQRALSQVSVASKLTELLSGLDQYYFLKEVLKQLKSEQAAEVIEEVQNLYSRLANKARLNAFYIGSQERKEKLVPMIEERFDDLAIATIGEKVIHQTGEKQKEAFIAAQDVNYVATANAVKPFEYKGSNQVMMKILNYDYLWNTIRVQGGAYGAGHALRRNGNVTFASYRDPNLVNTLNVYQGVPQYIQEFTANEEALLKYIIGTLSDIDQPLSAADKGHQAFVMYHIGLTTDERRRFKEQVLNTTLEDLQQMAVIYEQVLTNPAIAVIGNKTQIEAVKDQFDVIRELY from the coding sequence ATGGTTTTTAAATTAATCGAAGAACGATTATTAGAAGATATTCAATCGTATGGTAAGTTATATGAACATGAAGAAACAGGGGCACAAGTGCTACGTTTAGAAAATGATGACCCTAATAAAGCATTCATGATTGCGTTCAAAACACCACCATATAATGATAATGGGATTGCCCATATTTTAGAACATTCAGTGTTGAATGGTTCTAAAAAATATCCGACTAAGGAGCCATTTGTAGAGTTAGTAAAAGGTTCGTTAAATACTTTTGTCAATGCGATGACATATCCAGATAAAACTTTATACCCAGTTGCATCAACGAATCAACAAGACTTCCAAAATTTAATGGCTGTATATTTAGATGCAGTTTTTCAGCCTAAATTATACGAAGATGCTCAAATTTTACAACAAGAGGGTTGGCATTATCATTTAGAACAACTAGAAGATGAATTGATTTATAAAGGGGTTGTGTATAATGAAATGAAAGGAGCATTGGCTGCACCTGAGCAACAACTATTTCATGATGTGATGCGTCATTTATATCCAGACACATTATATAGCTTTGAATCTGGTGGAGTTCCTAAAGCAATTCCGTCATTGACGCAAGAAGAGTTTGCTGCCTTTCATAAACGTTACTATCATCCAAGCCAATCATTGACTGTATTATATGGTGATTTAGATGATGCAGCTGCGTTTGAATCATTAGAAGAGTATTTTACAGGTGCAGGAAAAGGTGCTGAAAAAGTGAATTTAGCCATTGATGTGCCTTTCGTCGAAGATCATCATATTGAAGAATTATATTCGATTGCTGAAGGTGATGACGCTACGGATAAAGATTTCTTAGCATTAGCATGGCATACGAATGTAGCAGATGATATTTTAGAAGGCTTTGGTTTAGGTGTAATGATGGATGTTCTATTTGGGAACAACCAAGCCCCTGTGAAAAAAGCTCTTTTAGATGCTGGTTTTGCAGGAGATATTGTAGCCTATCATGAGTCAATTGGGTACTTTAGTATGATTAATATTATTGCAAAGTACACGCAAACAGAACATTTAGATAGATTTAAGCAAATTGTTGAAGATACTCTAAAACAAGTTGTGGCTGAAGGTATTGACCAAGAACTTGTGATGGCATCATTAAATGCATTTACGTTTAAGCAAAAAGAAATGGTAATTTCTGAAAGTAATCCACGTGGGGTGCTTTATGCGATAACAGCAATGCAAACATGGCTATATGATTTGAATCCCTTTGATAGTCTAGGTTTTACATCGTATTTTGATGAATTACGTACTCGTTTTGAATCAGGATATTTTGAAGAATTAGTGACTAATTACTTATTAGAAAATCCACACCGTATTTCCGTTGCGTTAAAAGCCACTCCGGGCTTAAATGACCGTTTAGAAGCTGAGCAACATGAAGCATTACAAGCATATAAAGCAAGTTTATCTCAAGAAGAAATTCAAACAATTGTTGATACAACACAAGCATTGATTAAACGTCAAACAACACCAGACCGTGAAGAAGATTTAGCGAAAATTCCAATGTTAACACGTGATGATTTGACGACCGAAGTAGAAGATTATCCACTTGAAGTATCCCAATTTTTAGGTGAGCAAGTCTTCTATCATGCACCACAATTTACAGCTGGAATTGATTATGTAGAATTATTATATCGTATTGATGATTTTTCAGCTGATGAGTTGAAATGGTTGAGTTTATTGTCACAAATTATCAATAAGTTAGCGACTAAGCATTACTCAAGCAAGGAATTACAAACAAAAATTGATTTGTATACAGGTGGTATCGATGCAGCTGTACAAGCATTCGAAAAAGAGGGAGGTCTTTCAATTTACTTTACAATTCGTGGTAAAGCATTGGAAGAAATGGATAGCCACTTACTCGATTTAATGCATGAAATTGCTGTAAATGTTAATTTAAATGATGTTGAAGAGATTACGAATATTGTGCAACGTGCGATTTCAGTATTTGAGCAACGAATGAATTATCGTGCTGACTTATTAGCAAGTCAACGAGCGCTTAGTCAAGTGAGTGTTGCGTCAAAATTAACGGAGTTATTGAGTGGTTTAGATCAATATTATTTCTTAAAAGAAGTATTGAAACAATTAAAATCAGAACAAGCTGCAGAAGTGATTGAGGAGGTACAAAACTTATACAGTCGCTTAGCAAATAAAGCACGATTGAATGCTTTCTACATCGGAAGTCAAGAACGTAAAGAGAAATTAGTGCCGATGATTGAAGAGCGATTTGATGATTTAGCAATTGCAACAATTGGCGAAAAAGTAATTCATCAAACCGGAGAAAAGCAAAAAGAAGCCTTTATTGCAGCTCAAGATGTCAACTATGTGGCGACAGCTAATGCTGTTAAGCCGTTTGAATACAAAGGTTCGAATCAAGTGATGATGAAAATCTTAAACTATGACTATTTATGGAATACGATACGTGTTCAAGGTGGCGCTTATGGTGCAGGGCATGCATTGCGTCGTAATGGAAATGTGACCTTTGCAAGTTATCGTGATCCTAATTTAGTTAATACATTAAATGTTTACCAAGGTGTGCCACAATATATTCAAGAATTTACAGCTAATGAAGAAGCATTATTGAAATATATTATCGGAACGCTTAGTGACATTGACCAGCCATTATCGGCAGCTGATAAGGGACATCAAGCGTTTGTGATGTATCATATTGGTTTGACAACAGACGAACGTCGTCGCTTTAAAGAACAAGTATTGAATACAACTTTAGAGGACTTGCAGCAAATGGCAGTCATTTATGAACAAGTTTTGACTAATCCAGCTATTGCAGTTATTGGTAATAAGACACAAATTGAAGCAGTAAAAGACCAATTTGATGTTATCCGTGAATTATATTAA
- a CDS encoding AI-2E family transporter produces the protein MAYNRKQVIGLGVFLVICFIIVRYWSIAESLLVTIFNASKPFFAGAMIAYIVNILLVGYESLFERFIKMPKLLKFKRGLSLLLAYSTFIVVIAILLGIVIPELIGAIQSLLSIDPSKFQELFAKVEKNETIQQVLKLLQSENGGRMDIASTVTNYIQQMLSTLGNLLLNILTSATGIFSAVFNVFMSIVFSIYLLTGKEKIAAESERLILAYIPKLYRLIVGILSVFDNSFRGFFVSQSLEAVILGCMCMLGMWLLRLPYATTVGILVGSSAFIPVIGAYIGAGLGTFLIFTQSPSQALIFLIYIIVLQQFEGNVIFPRVVGGKVGLPAMWVLVSITIGGALLGLVGMLVAVPIAAALYRLLKANINHRLNVNSYAENATKF, from the coding sequence ATGGCATACAATCGAAAGCAAGTGATTGGATTAGGTGTGTTTTTAGTCATCTGTTTTATTATTGTCCGTTATTGGAGTATTGCTGAGTCATTATTAGTTACTATTTTTAATGCGTCGAAACCATTTTTTGCTGGGGCAATGATTGCTTATATTGTTAATATTTTATTAGTAGGCTATGAGTCGTTATTTGAACGTTTTATTAAGATGCCTAAACTGTTAAAATTTAAGCGTGGATTGAGTTTATTATTGGCATACAGTACTTTTATAGTGGTTATTGCGATATTACTGGGTATTGTCATTCCAGAGTTGATTGGTGCGATACAGTCATTACTATCCATTGACCCAAGTAAGTTTCAAGAATTATTTGCTAAAGTTGAAAAAAATGAAACAATTCAGCAAGTATTGAAACTACTGCAAAGTGAGAATGGTGGTAGAATGGATATTGCGTCGACCGTAACGAATTATATCCAACAAATGTTATCGACATTAGGAAATCTATTACTTAATATTTTGACGTCGGCAACGGGTATTTTTTCAGCTGTGTTTAATGTGTTTATGAGCATTGTCTTTTCGATTTATTTATTAACAGGTAAAGAAAAAATTGCAGCTGAAAGTGAACGTTTAATTCTTGCTTATATTCCAAAATTATATCGATTAATTGTAGGTATCTTATCAGTGTTTGACAACTCATTTAGAGGATTTTTTGTTAGTCAATCATTAGAAGCAGTGATTTTAGGGTGTATGTGCATGCTTGGTATGTGGTTATTACGTTTACCGTATGCGACAACTGTCGGAATATTAGTTGGTAGCTCAGCTTTTATTCCAGTCATTGGGGCGTATATTGGTGCGGGTTTAGGGACTTTTTTAATCTTTACGCAATCTCCGTCGCAAGCCTTAATCTTTTTGATTTATATTATTGTTTTACAACAATTTGAAGGAAATGTGATTTTCCCACGTGTCGTAGGTGGAAAAGTTGGTTTACCAGCGATGTGGGTTTTAGTTTCGATTACGATTGGTGGTGCATTATTAGGTCTAGTAGGGATGTTAGTTGCTGTACCAATCGCAGCGGCGTTATATCGCTTATTAAAGGCAAATATTAATCATCGTTTGAACGTTAATTCTTATGCGGAAAATGCGACGAAATTTTAA
- a CDS encoding alpha-amylase, which yields MKNHTIMQYFEWYLPSDGKHWRRLEEDSEHLAALGITKVWMPPAFKGTNEHDVGYGVYDLFDLGEFNQKGTVRTKYGLKDEYLAAINALKANGIAPIADVVLNHKANGDHLERFQVLKMNPTNRQEAISEPYEIEAWTNFEFEGRNNQYSDFKWHWYHFSGTDYDALNQETGIFMVCGENKGWADDDKVDSENGNYDYLMFTDIDYRHPDVVQHIEDWMYWFVDTTGVEGFRLDAIKHIDHQFIQQLMAKAQERYGESFYIFGEYWHADTEIKSAYLADTQYTFDIFDVGLHMNFYNASQSGAEYDLTQLFDNALVQELPMSAVTFVENHDTQRGQALESTVEDWFKPMAYAAILLREAGLPCVFYGDYYGVQGEFGQPSFKEDLDSLMHLRRHHAYGEQVDYLDDPNCIGWTRLGTDEYPDGMAVVMSNGDDNEKRMFVGELNAGKQFVDYLGNHDGSIIIDEEGWGVFPVNGGSLSVWTNQDILG from the coding sequence ATGAAAAATCATACAATAATGCAATATTTTGAATGGTATTTACCAAGTGACGGAAAGCATTGGCGTCGCTTAGAAGAAGATAGTGAACATCTAGCAGCATTGGGAATTACAAAAGTGTGGATGCCACCTGCATTTAAAGGAACGAATGAACATGATGTGGGTTATGGTGTTTATGATTTATTTGATTTAGGTGAGTTTAATCAAAAAGGAACAGTTCGGACAAAATATGGGCTAAAAGATGAATATTTAGCTGCTATTAATGCACTAAAGGCTAATGGCATAGCACCGATTGCTGATGTGGTATTAAATCATAAGGCAAATGGTGACCATTTGGAGCGATTCCAAGTATTGAAAATGAATCCAACGAATCGTCAAGAAGCTATTAGTGAGCCGTATGAGATTGAAGCATGGACAAATTTTGAATTTGAAGGAAGAAACAATCAATATAGTGATTTTAAGTGGCATTGGTATCATTTTTCAGGAACTGATTATGATGCACTCAATCAAGAAACAGGTATTTTTATGGTCTGCGGTGAGAATAAGGGCTGGGCAGATGATGATAAGGTTGACAGTGAAAATGGTAATTATGATTATTTGATGTTTACAGATATCGATTATCGTCACCCTGATGTAGTTCAGCATATTGAAGATTGGATGTATTGGTTTGTGGATACGACTGGGGTTGAGGGATTTCGTTTAGATGCGATTAAGCATATTGACCACCAGTTTATTCAGCAATTAATGGCGAAGGCTCAAGAACGTTATGGTGAAAGTTTTTATATTTTCGGTGAATATTGGCATGCCGATACTGAAATTAAAAGTGCATATTTAGCTGATACGCAATATACGTTTGATATTTTTGATGTTGGTTTGCATATGAATTTCTATAATGCAAGTCAATCGGGTGCTGAATATGATTTAACACAATTATTTGATAATGCATTAGTGCAGGAATTGCCAATGTCTGCCGTTACCTTTGTTGAAAATCATGATACGCAAAGAGGGCAAGCACTAGAATCAACGGTAGAAGACTGGTTCAAACCAATGGCATATGCGGCGATTCTATTACGTGAAGCAGGGTTGCCATGTGTATTTTATGGTGATTACTATGGTGTGCAAGGTGAGTTTGGACAACCAAGTTTCAAAGAAGATTTAGATAGTCTAATGCATTTACGACGTCATCACGCATATGGTGAACAAGTGGATTATTTAGATGACCCTAATTGTATTGGTTGGACACGATTAGGGACGGACGAATATCCAGACGGCATGGCTGTTGTGATGAGTAATGGGGACGATAATGAAAAACGTATGTTTGTCGGTGAGTTAAATGCTGGTAAACAATTCGTTGACTACTTAGGAAATCATGACGGCTCAATTATTATTGATGAAGAGGGTTGGGGTGTTTTTCCGGTAAATGGGGGTTCATTATCAGTATGGACAAATCAAGATATATTGGGTTAG
- a CDS encoding putative holin-like toxin — translation MTAFEVVQTILSFSSFIIALISLCYKIFKDNKK, via the coding sequence TTGACTGCATTTGAAGTTGTACAAACGATACTTAGCTTTAGTAGTTTTATTATTGCTTTGATTAGTTTGTGCTATAAAATCTTCAAAGACAATAAAAAATAA
- a CDS encoding putative holin-like toxin: protein MTAFEVVQTILSFSSFIIALISLCYKIFKDNKK, encoded by the coding sequence TTGACTGCATTTGAAGTTGTGCAAACAATTCTTAGCTTTAGTAGTTTTATTATCGCTTTGATTAGTTTGTGCTATAAAATCTTCAAAGACAATAAAAAATAA
- a CDS encoding Lrp/AsnC family transcriptional regulator produces MDIREKILKLIEHDSRLTHKEIATLLGLEEALISQTIKELEEEKIICGYHTLVNWDKTDDNMVSAIIELRVNPQRGQGFDRIAEKIYHFPEVKSMYLTSGGFDFLIELHKAPIREIADFVSSRLSIIEEVQSTTTHVILKKYKEYDTLFIKKENNRRMVVTP; encoded by the coding sequence ATGGACATTAGAGAAAAAATCTTAAAATTGATTGAGCATGATAGTCGTTTAACGCATAAAGAAATTGCGACCTTACTAGGTTTAGAAGAAGCCTTAATTTCTCAAACGATTAAAGAATTAGAAGAAGAAAAAATTATTTGTGGCTACCATACATTAGTGAATTGGGATAAAACCGATGATAATATGGTGTCTGCGATTATTGAATTACGTGTCAATCCACAACGTGGACAAGGTTTTGACCGTATTGCTGAGAAAATATATCATTTTCCAGAAGTGAAATCAATGTATTTAACATCTGGGGGATTTGACTTTTTAATTGAGTTACATAAAGCACCGATTCGTGAAATTGCCGACTTTGTTTCATCTCGATTATCAATAATTGAAGAAGTGCAATCGACAACGACACATGTTATCTTGAAGAAATATAAAGAATATGACACCTTATTCATTAAAAAAGAAAATAATCGTCGGATGGTGGTTACACCATGA
- a CDS encoding aminotransferase class I/II-fold pyridoxal phosphate-dependent enzyme, protein MRNFLNKKVQAIEPSGIRRFFSMASEMKDVISLGVGEPDFDTPWHVRDEAIYTIQKGRTFYTANAGLLELRQAIAENIMRLQGVAYDPAKEVLVTIGGSEAIDLVFRAVIEPEDEVIYTQPSYVSYLPCVQLAGGVPVAIDLKEENNFRLTREELEAAITDKTKVLVLSFPNNPTGAVMTKADLEAIVDLIIEKDLLVVSDEIYDRLTYNDDEEHVSIISFPGMRERTIYINGFSKAYAMTGWRLGYCAGPAQIIEQMTKIHQFTIMAAPTMSQYAGLEALKSGEQDVEEMRESYNQRRRFLLSELERLGIPCFEPLGAFYIFPNISQFGMTSEEFATRLIMEKRVAVVPGTAFGKSGEGFVRISYAYSINELKAAIERIEQFIEELKQEK, encoded by the coding sequence ATGAGAAACTTTTTAAATAAAAAAGTTCAAGCCATTGAGCCGTCTGGTATTCGTCGCTTTTTCAGTATGGCGAGTGAAATGAAGGACGTCATTTCCTTAGGGGTAGGCGAACCTGATTTTGATACACCATGGCATGTTCGTGATGAAGCAATTTATACGATTCAAAAAGGACGTACTTTTTATACAGCAAATGCTGGATTATTAGAATTACGTCAAGCTATTGCAGAAAATATTATGCGATTACAAGGCGTGGCATATGACCCAGCAAAAGAAGTATTGGTAACTATTGGGGGAAGTGAAGCGATTGACTTAGTCTTTCGTGCAGTGATTGAACCGGAAGATGAAGTGATTTACACGCAACCTAGCTATGTGTCTTATTTGCCATGTGTGCAATTAGCTGGGGGTGTGCCGGTTGCTATCGACTTGAAAGAGGAAAATAATTTCCGTTTAACAAGAGAAGAATTAGAAGCAGCGATTACGGATAAAACTAAAGTATTAGTCTTATCATTTCCGAATAATCCAACTGGAGCTGTTATGACAAAGGCAGATTTAGAAGCAATTGTTGATTTGATTATTGAAAAAGATTTGCTTGTTGTTTCAGACGAAATTTATGACAGATTGACATATAATGATGATGAAGAACATGTCAGCATCATTAGTTTTCCGGGAATGCGTGAGCGCACGATTTATATTAACGGATTTTCGAAAGCGTATGCGATGACTGGATGGCGTCTAGGTTATTGTGCAGGGCCAGCTCAAATAATTGAACAAATGACTAAGATTCATCAATTTACGATTATGGCAGCACCAACGATGAGTCAATATGCAGGGTTAGAAGCGTTGAAATCTGGGGAACAAGATGTAGAAGAAATGCGTGAAAGTTATAATCAACGTCGCCGTTTCTTATTATCAGAGTTGGAACGTCTAGGTATTCCGTGTTTCGAACCATTGGGAGCATTTTATATTTTTCCAAATATTTCGCAGTTTGGCATGACTTCTGAAGAATTTGCGACACGATTAATTATGGAAAAACGTGTAGCTGTTGTTCCAGGAACTGCATTTGGAAAGAGTGGGGAAGGTTTCGTTCGGATTTCCTATGCCTATTCAATTAATGAGTTAAAAGCAGCGATTGAACGGATTGAGCAATTTATCGAAGAATTAAAGCAAGAAAAATAA
- the pepF gene encoding oligoendopeptidase F: MSQLPLREALPIEETWDLSLLFKDSKAYLEALNEAKQLVVEFEQRFKGNLNDVDTIIESLEIYEDLSRRQAYISAYGSLGYETDKLNREYEENRAKLVSAYEFISEHVVFYISELSGQSTELLESVMAHAKGEPFKYFLQDLIEKKSYLLSPEAEAVLSRLSPTLEHPYSQYLTTKFQDLTFEPFEANGQTYQNSFVTFEGDFEGHLDTQIRRESWKSFHEGLARYQHTAAENYINHVKTEKRIASLRGFESVIDYLLLNQKVSREAYNRQIDVIMAEFAPVMRRYAKLLKEEQQLDTIGLCDIKMPFTAVEPEKMSIAASRELMENIFSIFGEEYLSIVKRSFDERWIDFPMNQTKSTGGFCSTVYNGPSYVLLNWTGLLSEALVLAHELGHAGHFNLTYKNQLNITPEASLYFIEAPSTANEVIACQYLLNQPIEDTQKRVLISEFISRTYFHNMVTHLLEADFQRKVYQAVDRDELLNATVLNQFFHETLTQFWGDALEVTPGAELTWMRQPHYFMGLYPYTYSAGLTVGTQIGQRIANGEQAAIDSWLTVLKAGGTLSPLELAEKAGVSMRDAGALRSAIQYVDGLLDQIEALKA; the protein is encoded by the coding sequence ATGTCACAATTACCATTAAGAGAAGCATTACCTATTGAAGAAACTTGGGATTTAAGTTTATTATTCAAAGATAGCAAAGCATACCTTGAGGCACTTAATGAGGCGAAACAATTAGTAGTTGAATTTGAGCAACGTTTTAAAGGAAACTTAAATGATGTTGACACTATTATTGAATCGCTTGAAATATACGAGGACTTATCACGCCGTCAAGCATATATTAGTGCGTATGGTTCATTAGGTTATGAAACGGATAAATTAAATCGTGAATATGAAGAAAATCGTGCGAAATTAGTATCTGCCTATGAATTTATATCAGAGCATGTAGTATTTTATATTTCTGAATTGAGTGGGCAGTCAACAGAATTGTTGGAATCTGTTATGGCACATGCTAAAGGTGAACCATTTAAATATTTCTTGCAAGACTTAATTGAAAAGAAATCATATTTATTATCACCTGAAGCAGAGGCAGTGTTGAGCCGTTTATCACCAACATTAGAGCATCCGTATAGCCAATACTTGACGACTAAATTCCAAGATTTAACATTTGAACCATTTGAAGCAAATGGACAGACTTATCAAAATAGTTTCGTAACATTTGAAGGGGATTTTGAAGGGCATTTAGATACGCAAATTCGTCGTGAATCATGGAAATCATTCCACGAGGGCTTAGCTCGCTATCAACATACTGCGGCAGAAAATTACATTAATCATGTGAAAACTGAAAAACGTATTGCAAGTCTGCGTGGTTTTGAGTCAGTTATTGATTATCTATTATTGAATCAAAAAGTGTCACGAGAAGCCTATAATCGTCAGATTGATGTGATTATGGCAGAGTTCGCACCTGTTATGCGTCGTTATGCCAAATTATTAAAAGAAGAGCAACAATTAGATACAATAGGACTATGCGATATTAAAATGCCGTTTACAGCAGTAGAACCGGAAAAAATGAGTATTGCAGCATCACGTGAATTAATGGAGAACATCTTTAGTATCTTTGGTGAAGAATATTTATCAATTGTAAAACGTAGCTTTGACGAGCGTTGGATTGATTTTCCGATGAATCAAACGAAATCAACAGGTGGGTTCTGTTCGACTGTTTATAATGGACCAAGTTATGTGTTGTTAAACTGGACTGGTTTACTAAGTGAAGCATTAGTGTTAGCACATGAATTAGGTCATGCTGGTCACTTTAATCTAACTTATAAAAATCAATTGAATATTACACCAGAAGCAAGTTTATACTTTATTGAAGCACCGTCAACGGCAAATGAAGTGATTGCGTGTCAATATTTATTGAATCAACCAATTGAAGATACGCAAAAACGTGTATTAATTTCTGAATTTATTTCACGAACTTATTTCCACAATATGGTGACACATTTATTGGAAGCAGATTTCCAACGTAAAGTTTATCAAGCTGTTGACCGTGATGAGTTGTTGAATGCAACAGTATTAAATCAATTTTTCCATGAAACATTAACGCAATTCTGGGGTGATGCGTTAGAAGTGACACCAGGAGCAGAATTAACATGGATGCGTCAGCCACATTACTTCATGGGATTATACCCATATACTTATTCAGCTGGTTTGACAGTTGGTACACAAATAGGACAACGTATCGCAAATGGTGAACAAGCGGCAATTGATAGTTGGTTAACAGTCTTAAAAGCTGGTGGAACATTATCACCACTTGAATTGGCTGAAAAAGCAGGTGTTTCGATGAGAGATGCTGGTGCGTTACGTAGTGCAATTCAATATGTGGACGGCTTGCTAGACCAAATTGAAGCGTTGAAAGCGTAG